One Indicator indicator isolate 239-I01 chromosome Z, UM_Iind_1.1, whole genome shotgun sequence genomic window carries:
- the SKOR2 gene encoding SKI family transcriptional corepressor 2, whose product MATSPLPGPTDILLPSPSSAYPPDPMNQPRAGHATMKPNQVGQVILYGIPIVSLVIDGQERLCLAQISNTLLKNFSYNEIHNRRVALGITCVQCTPVQLEILRRAGAMPISSRRCGMITKREAERLCKSFLGENRPPKLPDNFAFDVSHECAWGCRGSFIPARYNSSRAKCIKCSYCSMYFSPNKFIFHSHRTPDAKYTQPDAANFNSWRRHLKLTDKSPQDELVFAWEDVKAMFNGGSRKRALPPAPPAPAAAAPAACHPLGSVKAAAAVVGGGLLSPHLLAAPPELHQKRPRFEDDEELQEAVAAAAAGHGGKSPRSYPVIPVPSKGSFGGVLQKFPGCGGLFPHPYGFPAAAFGLCHKKEEGGGGADALGGAAAHKAGAGTAAGGGLSGLFWPGRKDAAFYPPFCMFWPPRTPGGLPVPTYLQPPPQPPGALGCSLGDGAGLLRQAFLDLSEPGGEGSTAGLGTPPAATAPPPAPAAAAAAAGARDPLFESPPGGAEPASPAASEGGSGGGGRVPPHHPHLLEAVAGRKASGGYHHSSAFRPVGGKEDSESLAKLHGGGPPRSASPPPLQLLLPPPPPPEDAGCERHPLPPPPPHPPHRLLSPGGTSCSFASEDSSEEDDEDDEEEDEPEVDVEGHKAPEEEEDEEEGEEESRGGDSLAAGGRFPPTRGLAEKSGRDRSATGPFPRPVAEEKPAEGQAPPGPPPGASRAGGSGGSSPAHHPCLEEQIQYKDNQKSKESNQVILPTKEDTFSDKNKEHNFFITDSEPSGGDFWRDLAGEHTQETNSPHSLKKDVENMGKEELQKVLFEQIDLRRRLEQEFQVLKGNASFPVFNNFQDQMKRELAYREEMVQQLQIIPYAASLIRKEKLGAHLSKS is encoded by the exons ATGGCGACCAGCCCGCTGCCCGGCCCCACCGACATCTTGTTGCCGTCGCCGTCCAGCGCGTACCCGCCGGACCCCATGAACCAGCCGAGGGCCGGACACGCCACCATGAAGCCCAACCAGGTGGGGCAGGTGATCCTCTACGGTATCCCCATCGTCTCTCTGGTCATCGACGGGCAGGAGCGATTGTGCCTAGCGCAGATCTCCAACACCCTCCTTAAAAACTTCAGCTACAACGAGATCCACAACCGGCGGGTGGCTCTGGGCATCACCTGCGTGCAGTGCACACCGGTGCAGCTGGAGATCCTCCGGCGGGCCGGGGCAATGCCCATCTCCTCCCGCCGCTGCGGTATGATCACCAAACGAgaagcagaaaggctctgcaagTCCTTCTTGGGAGAGAACCGGCCTCCCAAACTGCCGGATAACTTCGCCTTCGACGTGTCCCACGAGTGCGCCTGGGGCTGTCGCGGCAGCTTCATCCCGGCCCGCTATAACAGTTCTCGGGCCAAGTGTATCAAGTGCAGCTACTGCAGCATGTACTTCTCGCCCAACAAGTTCATCTTCCACTCCCACCGCACTCCCGACGCGAAGTATACTCAACCCGACGCCGCCAACTTCAACTCCTGGCGTCGTCACCTCAAGCTCACCGATAAAAGTCCCCAGGACGAGCTGGTCTTCGCCTGGGAGGACGTCAAGGCCATGTTCAACGGCGGCAGCCGCAAACGGGCCCTGCCGCCTgctccccccgcccccgccgcAGCCGCCCCTGCCGCCTGCCACCCGCTAGGCTCGGTGAAGGCGGCGGCTGCTGTGGTAGGCGGCGGGTTGCTGAGTCCGCACCTTCTGGCCGCCCCGCCAGAGCTGCACCAGAAACGGCCGCGCTTTGAGGACGacgaggagctgcaggaggccgtggcagcagcggcagcagggCACGGCGGCAAGAGCCCGCGGAGCTACCCGGTCATCCCGGTGCCCAGCAAGGGCTCCTTCGGCGGCGTGCTCCAGAAGTTCCCCGGCTGCGGGGGGCTCTTCCCGCACCCCTACGGTTTCCCTGCCGCTGCCTTCGGCCTCTGCCACAAGAAGGAGGAAGGTGGCGGAGGGGCCGATGCCCTCGGCGGTGCGGCGGCACACAAGGCTGGCGCAGGGACGGCGGCGGGAGGCGGCCTCTCAGGGCTCTTCTGGCCGGGCAGAAAGGACGCCGCCTTCTACCCGCCCTTCTGCATGTTCTGGCCGCCCCGCACACCGGGCGGGCTGCCGGTACCCACCTACCTGCAGCCGCCCCCGCAGCCCCCCGGGGCCTTGGGCTGCTCGCTGGGCGACGGGGCGGGCCTACTGCGCCAGGCATTCCTGGACCTCTCGGAGCCCGGCGGCGAAGGGAGTACCGCAGGCCTGGGCACGCCGCCCGCCGCCACTGCCCCCCCGCCCGCTCCCGCCGCTGCGGCCGCCGCCGCGGGCGCGCGGGACCCACTCTTCGAGTCGCCCCCTGGCGGCGCGGAGCCCGCCTCACCTGCCGCCTCTGAGGGCGGCAGCGGCGGGGGCGGGCGCGTTCCGCCGCACCACCCGCACCTGCTCGAAGCGGTGGCCGGCCGTAAGGCGAGCGGCGGGTACCACCACTCCAGCGCCTTCCGACCGGTGGGCGGTAAAGAGGACTCGGAGAGCTTGGCCAAGCTGCACGGCGGGGGTCCGCCCCGCTCCGCCTCGCCGCCGCCCCTGCAGCTGCTACTGCCACCGCCACCACCGCCTGAGGACGCGGGATGCGAGCGGCACCCACTCCCTCCGCCGCCGCCGCATCCTCCGCACCGCCTCCTCTCGCCCGGCGGTACCAGCTGCAGCTTCGCCAGCGAGGACAGCAGCGAGGAGGACGACGAGGACGACGAGGAGGAGGACGAGCCCGAAGTGGACGTTGAGGGGCACAAGGCccccgaggaggaggaggacgagGAGGAGGGCGAGGAAGAGTCCCGTGGCGGAGATTCCTTGGCGGCCGGCGGCCGCTTTCCGCCCACCCGTGGTCTGGCGGAGAAGAGCGGCCGGGACCGCTCAGCCACCGGCCCCTTCCCCCGGCCGGTCGCTGAGGAGAAGCCGGCGGAAGGGCAGGCCCCGCCGGGGCCGCCTCCCGGGGCTTCCCGGGcaggcggcagcggcggcagcagccCAGCGCACCACCCATGTCTGGAGGAGCAGATCCAGTACAAAGAT aATCAGAAGAGCAAGGAGAGTAATCAGGTCATCTTGCCTACAAAAGAGGACACCTTCTCAG ATAAGAACAAGGAGCATAATTTTTTCATCACAGATTCAGAGCCTTCAGGAGGAGACTTCTGGAGAGATTTAGCAG gTGAACACACACAAGAAACCAATTCACCTCATTCTCTGAAGAAGGATGTAGAAAACATGggaaaag AAGAACTCCAGAAGGTTTTGTTTGAACAGATCGACTTACGGAGAAGACTAGAACAGGAATTCCAGGTGTTGAAAGGAAATGCATCCTTCCCAGTCTTCA ATAATTTTCAAGATCAGATGAAGCGGGAACTGGCATACAGAGAAGAAATGGTACAGCAGCTACAAATT ATTCCCTATGCAGCAAGCTTgatcaggaaagaaaagcttGGTGCACACCTCAGCAAAAGCTAA